Below is a window of Acipenser ruthenus unplaced genomic scaffold, fAciRut3.2 maternal haplotype, whole genome shotgun sequence DNA.
AAAATGACTGCTGTGCTGGTTCCGACTCCTCTGTTCTGTGCAAACCGGGGCAGCGGCAGATCCAAAAGATACCGGAGCTGTTCTGATCCAAATACTACCCCCCATCCCTGCACCCTGGCTGAGGGTCCTGGCCGTGACGTCATCACCAGCTCCGCCAGTCCGTCTCGCTACTCCGCGGCCAATGCAGCTCATGAGAATGTGTTCAGCTACAAAACACATTAGCGAGGGGCATTTCCATGGACTTTAATGCagattttaaacaattaaaaaatagatGTAAAATCCATCCAAGTCATAATTCGCGCAGCGCCGTTTGTTTTGCAGCTTTGACATCGGTAATCAAACCTCTGGTTATGCGaattatgaaaatatatatacatggcagaagtgtggagtagtggtcagggctctggactcttgaccggagggtcgtgggttcaatcccaggtgggggggacactgctgcgaAATTAAAACAACACGCAAACACTCGGCATAGGAAGCATGAGGCTAAATATAACTTTAAACACGGAGACCGAGGTAAGAATAGTTGAAGAATTTTTTATTGATGGTTTTGTGAAATGCTTCAGCTAACAGGATTCAGGCTAGCTGtgtgtctgctgttttttttttttttaacagaaggtGACCTGCGTAGAAGTCGTTACCTGCGCGTTAAGTCAGCAAGCGCGCCCCCTAGCGTGTTAACGGAAGAGCGCGGCTCACACCTGGCCGCTCAGGTAAGCCACGCCTGTCGCGGTTGCTGGTACGCGCTACAGGTGACTCGACCGGGTTCAAGACAAGGCAGTTTCACGCAGGCGTTTGAGGAAGCAGGAAATCGAGCCGTGCAAGAACGAAGGAATGCGACTGAAATAAAACGTACCAGGAAGTCAAGCGAGCGAGAAGGGtctgtccttttaaaaaaaacaacacaagaaGTATTGAACATCGATTCGTGTAGCAGTCCGGTGTTGTGAAAGCAGAACAGAGCGAATAACTCGAAAGAAGTTTCTGTTTTTAAGATAAAGACGATGGAGAGGAAAGCGGTAAGTCCTAGTTTATGAAAAGCACCATATTGcattttgtatgtgtgtttgcaAGTCGAGGGCGGTAAGATACACTAAGAACGGCCTGTCAACTAGGAAATGTGATAATAACTTACAAAATGGAGGGTCTGTGCTTAAAAGATTAAACGTTTCTTCGGAATCCGGATCTCTGCTTTGTTAGACAAAACGCCGGCGTCTTTtatgcaatacaaaatacaatatgcCGCGCGTTGAGAAGAGGATTGAACTTACCGGACGGTTATGTGCAGTGTTACAGAGTTTGATAGTCGCTTGAAAGTTTTAAAAAGCAGTTTTAAGTATCAGTTTGTAAGCTGTACAAATAAGTGTCATTTTAAACAGATGAGAGGTTAatgctaaaattattattattattattattattattattattattcataataatattGTTATTAACTGAAGCATAATTCATAATCTTGATATTTTGTTTGCTATTCTTGAAAATGCGGCAGATTCAAAATTGTAAAAGTCGTGGCTAAATTCTCCCCTTACAAATTTACAGcatgtattaattaatattattcaATACTGGATGCATGCATTTCCTGTATGTATGTtgttattaaaataatgaattgttTACAATAATACCGCGTTATTCAAACGTATCAATACAGtgaataataacattaatattgcGACAACAACGGTAAAGGGTGTTGAtggttaatacaaaaataaatccgTGTTTTATATTCGTTTGGTGTTGGTTAAGTAACTCTACAACGCATTTTCTGTACATCCTATTCAGAGGTACCTGATTAATGCAGCCTAATTAATGGGTGTGTACATTATAAACACGGCCGTTTGACAAGTGGCCACCTAGTACGGGCAGTTATCCAACCAAGAGATACTTTAGTCAGTGTAAAAATAGACgtgttataaagtgtatatatataaatatatgtgtgtgtgtattttcgcGTCATTGAATAAGCGCATTCGTCCTTAGCGTTGCTGTTGTTTATCGCTCTCTTTGCCGCTTGTATCAAAGGTGGCTTTGTTAGTGATGATCAGGAATGACGTCATCGCCTCACCTTCTCAGCCTTTGTGTGACGCGCTTGCTAAACAATGCGCTGGCATTCAGTACCTGTCGAGCAAGACTAGGTTGGACCTGTACCGACCCAGGATTGCACATTTCTCGGTTTTGTATGGCTTTTTGGGTCAACACAGTACCCCCCACTGTCAGTCCTGaagatctttttatttttatttgttcaaaCTGTTAAACTCACTTTGCTGGTGGCTGTAATTTGTATAATACAGTGTCAAACTCAATACAAAGACCAGATCTACTTTACATTACAATAGGACTGGCATTTCTATATCACCTTTCATTACAAGGATCCCAACACACctcacactgacactgagacactgacacacacacactgagacactgacacgcacactgaaacacacacactgagacactcaaacacacacacacactgacacacacactgagacactgacacacacactgagacactgacatgcacactgacacacacactgagacactgacacacacacactgagacacgcacacactgacacacacacactgagacactcacacacacacacacactgacacacacactgagacactgacacgcacactgacacacacacactgacacacacacacactgagacactgacacgcacactgacacacacacactgagacactgacacgcacactgacacgcacacacacactgacacacacacactgacacacacacacactgagacactgatgcacactgaaacacacacaccgagacactgacacgcacactgacacgcacactgacacgcacactgagacactgacacacacactgacacacacactgagacactcacacacacacacacactgacacacacactgagacactgacacacacactgagactgacacacacacactgagacactgacacgcacactgacacacacactgagacactcacacacacacacacactgacacacacactgagacactgacacgcacactgacacacacactgagacactgacacacacacactgagacactgacacgcacactgacacacacacactgagacactgacacgcacacacacactgacacacacacacactgagacactgatgcacactgaaacacacacactgagacactgacacgcacacacacactgagacactgacacgcacactgacacgcacacacacactgagacactgatgcacactgaaacacacacactgagacactgacacgcacactgacacgcacactgagacactgacacacacactgagactgacacacacacacacactgagacactgacacacacacacacacactgagactctgacacacacacactgacacgcacactgacactgacacgcacacacaaagaCACTCGGGAGCCCTGACTCGAGTGTTTGACTCTGTCTTTGTTTGACGTGTGCTTTACTTAAGCAGAGAGGGTGTGTTGCTTCACCAGGTATTACAAAAGCGCCACACAGAAATAGCCAGCCTGTGTATCcccctcatacacacacacacacacacacacacacacacacacacacacagagctccctcgcTGTAAAGCAGGTCTCGAGGGACACACAACATGAGCGTTagaaacgggggagggggtggggacgCTGCGGGACACTTGGCACACACCTCTGACTACAATACAAGATTTAAGAACTCCCTCTGTATAATACACCTATAGTGAAGCAATGTAACTTTTCCATGAAATAACCATGCATAAAGCCAAACTCGACAGCACTGCAAACCTTGTATTAAACGAAGCCCCTTTTATAGAAGTCTTTATGCAGCTTGTGTCTTTTTAGGGACTCTGATGCACTGAtcctgtctgtccgtctgtctctctgtccgtctgtctgcctgtccGCCTGTGTCACTCTACACGGGGAACATGATAACTGTCAAACCTTCCCCAAACTTGTATGACTCGCTCCTTCCCTTTTTAGAAGACCAACCGTTTCTGGAAATTGTcttttctggtttgtttttttcttgtcgtGCTGGTTTGGGGAAGTTGAGGGTTTTATGGTTTAACTCGAGAACAATAAACAGTTACTcgataagactcccgttgcacagcagtgtcatccTCTCCTGGcttcactatgagtttaacaagtttgttattaccaagacacactggggctgatcaagctagtagtaaaacctggaatgggtgacactgctgtgcaacaggagtcttatttcaatccctgtaataataatgttggttatcacagggatggaaataagactcccattgcatagcagatccattcctggtttcactaggagtttaataataagacacacctgagcttgttagctagacacactggggctgatcaagctgctagtaaaacctggaatgggtgacactgctgtgcaataggagtctgattcccatccctgtactgGTAGGAAAGCTTCAGCTAGCTGGTCTCTGTGAATCTGGGACTGGCCTGGATCTCACAAACACCCCCCTCTCTCACTGCTCCTCTTCACATGCTCTGCCTGTCTTGGTGTTGAATCTCTGGTTCAGCAGAGTGacacatgtaatatatatatatatatatatgtatgtatgtatgtatgtatgtatgtatgtatgtatgtatgtatgtatgtatgtatgtatgtatgtatgtatgtatgtattgtttgcATCCCTGGGAGGCAGACAAACAAGACCGTCTGTCTATCcatctgtctgtccgtccgtctaTCCATCTCTCCGTCTGACAGGCAGGCAgatggatagacagacagatggagagacggacggacagacagtcaaattattattatttatttcttagcagatgcccttatccaggctgacttacaattgttacaagatatcacattatttttacatacaattacccatttatacagttgggtttttactggagcaatctaggtaaagtaccttgctcaagggtacaacagcagtgtcccccacctgggattgaacccacgaccctccggtcaagagtccagagccctaaccactactccacactgctgcccctggacAGACACAGacggcaggcagacagacaggcgcaCTGCAGTGACAGGTTTGCTCTGGtttctcgtctctctctctcaggaggaGGGGGGGGTCCCGGCTGGGGGGGAACGGGTCCAGAACTTGAAGGACCAGGTGGAGGGCGTGAAGAACATCATGACCCAGAACGTGGACCGGATCCTGGCCCGAGGAGAGAGGCTGGACGACCTGATGGACAAGACTGAGGACCTGCAGGCCAGCgtaagggagaggggaggagggggagggggggatacAGGTTAATGTGCATTGAGGGCATTCGCATGGCAGACAATCTTTAAGGGAGGGGAGGGTGGTGATGTCGTCAAGTCTGAtcagaaatgaaaaaagaactacttttctgtacaaaaaaaaaggaagaattgACTTGTGATGTAATTATGAAATTGAAGCAATTTTAAATTGTAATGTCActaaccctctctcctctcccactgtctgtctctctgcctctcctcccTCTACCCCTCCTCTTCCCCCCTCCGCTCTCACGCTCTCCCcgctcctctcccccctccctctctcctctccacactctcttccccactcctctctctcctgtccacactctctcactctctctctctcttctctgctcctcttctctctctcctctctccctctccccccctccagTCGGAGCACTTCAAGACCACCTCTCAGAAAGTGGCTCGGAAGTACTGGTGGAAGAACGTGAAGATGATCGCTCTGATCTGTGTCATCGTGGCCATCATTCTCCTCCTCATCATCCTGCTGGCAACCGGAGTCATCCCCACCTAGACCCCCGGACCCTCCCACCCTCCGACACGCTGTCCCGGACCCTCCCACCCTCCGACACGCTGTCCCCGACCCTCACACCCCCAAACACGCTGTCCACGACCCTCACACCCCCACACACGCTGTCCCGGACCCTCCCACCCTCCGACACGCTGTCCACGACCCTCACACCACCAAACACGCTGTCCCCGACCCTCCCGCCCCCACACACGCTGTCCCCAACCATCACCCCCCCGACACGCTGTCCCCaaccgtcaccccccccccccccccccccgacacgcTGTCCCCGACCCTCACACCCCCAGACACGCCCTTCCTGCTCAAACCCAGGGCGTCATTCCAAAATAGAGACCCCCCCGGACCCCCAGACATACCCTGTCCTTATCCCTTGAAGACCCCGAGACCTCCCAGTTTAATCAAAGTCTATATACTGAAATTCTTGATGCATTattacttttgtgtgtgtgtgtgcgcgatttttaaaaaattgcactGTGGATGCAACGAACGACTCGctgcccctctctctgtccctgttcAAACCCAGGGCTAGGGGGAGCCCAGGCACCCCGttacccccgccccccccccccttctctctctcatAGTGCAGGAGAGCTCCTATAGAATCTGCTTGCCTGACTCCCCCTCTCTTTTCAATGAGCGACAGATCCCCCAAGCGcccaaattgaaaataaatacacccataaataaataaatatagaaatacccAATTGAATAACCCCATGCGTTTTTCAAAACTATATCTCCCACTCCACACGCTTGTTCCTGGGTctatgaaatcaaatgaactcaTCCAATATACCCAAGGCTAGCCAACTCTTATAGTGATGTAATAatgtgtagtattattattattattattattattattattattattattattattagttttgacTCGGCTAAATCATGAAGGATATACTTTACACAGGGgatagattgaaatagaaaaagaacagaaaaaaaaaccccagctgTGAAACACCTGctgtatgtagcacacacttttgtgtcctCATTGCGTGACTGATTTTGGTTGTAAACCGCATCGTGGCTTGTATTCTGTAACATATAAATGCTGCATATCCCCTGTCCGGTCCACgatgggacagacagacagacggagagATCTGACAGAGTTTGATGGAAGGCTGGTGGCAGGTGCTTGGTTGGCGGGTgcttcacaattttttttttttttttttttttacaacaaaccTTTACAAAGGTGACACTGAGGGAACGTggagccactttgtggcttggaacctggtttcaggagactcggtttcaggccactgcgcggcacaccagacAGGGAGAcctggggtttgatacagcaacctcaaactaggcctcctgtttctgaaaaagtggcttcatgttccctcagcttaacccAAACATGCAAGATGCAGCCATGCAGGCGGAACCTGTTCTTTTGGAGCCGATTCTTCTGAAAAAACAGAGTTTCAAGCCAAACTTGATTCGGAGAAATCATCGCTTCTGAGCACTCGCATCCCAGTGAAACCACCGGCCCGCCCCCAGCTCCAGACTGGTTTACAGGCAGGATGTAGAGAGTGAGCGGATCTGGGAATCGACTCCTTAACCAGGGAGCCTGAATCTGTCTAGTGCAGGGGGAGGGGGTCACCAATCCCGATCCTGGAGCGCCGATCCGCTCCAGGTTTTACAGTTAACATGAGACGCTGAACAACTTCAgcgtctggatggaggtttaattaaacattcagaacagggctggaacaaagaccaggagtgcaACTGGCAGCTTTGGCCAGCCCTGGTGTAGATTGGGAATACACGTGGTAACTGAAACAGGGAGGAAAAAAAGCCTAGCTGGAGTCACCCTGTTGACGCTGTTATGGCGGGTGTGTGCTCTTTTTTCTGTGGTCTAGCCCCTAtagttatacatatatacattattaaatatcTGTCTCTTTCTATAATAAAATCAACATAATAATTCGCTGTATCTGTCTTGGTAGGATCAGGGTGCATATAATGTATTCTAGAGCGATCCTGGCTGCTCTGCTGTGATGGCGGCTCACTGTCTTAGTTCTAGTTTAtgtggagtgttttgttttgtttttttggaattaaaaaaaacgtTCTTGTAAGGTACAATAAATACTGTTTCATTAATGTgtgtcaatttgtatttgtgtgtatttttgtctcaggggcgtagctaggaatggaAATGCGGGGGGGCCCCAATATCGCGTGGACGGGCAAGTACctaaggtctgacgtcacaggacatatttacattaaaaacatgatttaaatcaattaaaactctgaatacatcaaatatctccCCGGGGTCTGAGCAGAGCAACGTGGAGAAAACTGAAAAtgcatttgtgtgtgtctgtgtgtgtttatttgtatttgtgtgtttgtatttgtgtgtgtctatTTCAACACAGGAAACGTTGTCTTTGAGTCCTGCCCTAAACCCTGACCCGAATTCAACCTGGCTGTTATCGCTGTAACGTACATTATCGAGAAGTTGTTCATTCTAGTTTTCCCTAAACTTAAAATTGTGAAATATTTTAAATTTTCAGTTCCCTGTTCCCCTTTCAGAAGTGGAGAAATAATCCACCGAGTTCAGACAAAAACCACAAGTCTTCAGTATTTATTGGTTATCGTAAAAGAAAACACGACAGCTATTAATAATTCAATGTGGAAATTTGAGTATTGCAATGGAATAGAAATTCAGTGGATATATTTTGAACCAGTACTACGGTACATTAAATTCACTGAATTTAATGCAATTTAATCCGAGGAGTTCGTTCAGAATTGAACATCGATCTCGATGCGAGAGTCTTTCATTGCAATGCCTGCAACAACCAACAGGGGGAACACattgtctgtttaaaaaaaaaagtaccgtaAAAGGAACAcactgattttttaaatgtattattaacaATACAGTCTTATTAGAAGCCAGGACAATTACTTtatgaactttaaaaaaatgtaatgtaaggtAAATGTAGCGTCTTATGCAATATTGGGTTTTGGTCAAACATTCCTACAGTAAAGAGAAGAGAATTTTGCAGGGGACGCgtttattcacaaacaaatcCCATTCTAATACAAAGCTTCCGTTTCAACATGTTTTTACAATAATAACTTTTCAGCAGGGGTCGGCAACTTGTCCGGCAacttccgttttgtttgtccgtgGTTTCCTCTTTTCGATTCTTATCTCTAttccagggaaaaaaaaaaatagagtgcttcgctgtgtgtgcgtgcgtgcgtgtctatAAAGTTCTGAAAGGAGGGATAGCTGCACACATACAAGTTTAAATGGTGCATACCCTGCACCCCACGcctgcccctccccctcccgcTCCCCCCCCCAAagttattttttcccccattcacacacacacacagtcttggTTGGCTCAGGGTTTACATAATGTATTCAGAgtctaacacacacacgcacgcacgcacgcacacacacacgcacacacacacacacacacagatattgtAGTTACTTGTAACTGGGAAAAATAAGCTCAAGCAAAACATATGAACAATACCATTGAATTACCATTGAATTaataatgaatttattcaaaagCGTAAACACAAGACAAGGAAACCGGGAGTTCGGTGGGAAAGGTTTTtactgagtattattattatttatttcttagcagacgcccttatccaggacgacttacaattgttacaagatatcacattatttttacatacaattacccatttatacagttgggtttttactggagcaatctaggtaaagtaccttgctcaagggtacagcagcagtgtccaccacctgggattgaacccacgaccctccggtcaagagtccagagccctgaccaccactccacactgctgccttgtttGTACTGCCCTGACGTTTGGTGCAAAGGAGAGAAGCGTatttatgtataataataataataataataataataataataataataataataataataataataataataataataataataataataaacaaacacaaataaaaagggtgCGGTTGCGGTTGGGGTCCACGGATCGCCAGAAGTTCTCTTATAAGTTGTGTTTCACTCATTCAAAGCGGTGTCCTTGGAAAGAGTTAATTGCGCTATCAGAGCTGGGAGTGTGATTTAATTCTGTGCAGGAAAACAGGAATCCACTCCGCCCTccgctctgtctgtctgtctgcctcgtCGCCTCGCCCGCTTCCTGCCTGTTGAATATACAGGGACCGAGTTTCGCTTTCCTCCATAAGGACAGCTGAGTCGAGCCAGCAAAACACCCACAGACAGCAACCAACAGGAAAACTAGACTCGGGACGGTTTAAAAACGAAGGCAGAGTGTCGGGCAGGACTGGGAAGCGGCATTGCTAAATATATACAGTCCGGCTACAGACACCCGCTTCAACAGAGAGAACAGAGACGCTCaaaacgagagagagaaagaacgaGGGaaggtgtgtgtgagagagagaaggagagagtctTTAAAAAAGAGGGGTTGTGTAGGTTTAAAACGAGAGCACTCGAGGACTCACAAAAAACCGGAGAAGCATGGTGAGTATTGTGATCTTTTTATACGCGTGTATCTGTTTGTTTGATGCGATTCTTTGTTTAGGTATAAATATTATAAAGATTATCAATGACCTTGCCAGCAACAGCAAACGAATTACTTTCActttcgtatatatatatatatatagtgatcctaactggctgcatcctagttcatattgtattctagtagtattattattatttgcactgactgtaaactacactgtgtttaaatatgaagcttgcattgtaaccctgtgctgccctgtaacacctgtgagtCACCtgggataaaggtgtctgccaaataaatacatgcgtaattcatttttattaaaacaatcaatcGATCgatgttgcaatactgtataaaataGAAACCAACGTGTTTATTTATGAATTTttggggcagcagcgtggagtggtggttaggaatctggactcttgaccggagggtcgtgggttcaatcccaggtggaggacactgctgctgtacccttgagcaaggtactttacctagattgctccagtaaaaacccaactgtataaatgggtaattgtatgtaaaaataatgtgatatcttgtaacaattgtaagtcgccctggataagggcgcctgctaagaaataaataataatgaagacgCGACTGTATCAATTacatcagcccccccccccccccccccttggtcCTGGGACCCCCCGCCCCTCGCCCCTCGGACCCCGCCCCCGTGTCTGCTGAGCCCTCAGTGATCGCTCGCTTCATCAGACCTTTCAGGGTTCTGAAGTTACTTAGAAAATGTTatcgctaacttgaaatctgcaaactgttaagagctgaaaacaattaaaaaggtctaattaagcaaacgaTCCGTTCCATCGGGGCTGCACCTGATTACACGACTTGTATCAGAAATAATTACAATCTATATATCTTATAACGCACAAGCAATTAGATGTATATTATTAACGTGCAcgcaaaaaaaaaccctacagcTAACTATAAGCTAATAAAAATATCACGCACGCACATTTATGTAGAGCTCTACTGTATATGAATATGCGCTGCGTGTGCTGTTCTTTCTACACAGccgaagaagggcttttgtccgaaactTTGTgaagtcaaatatatatatttaatctgcGTGCAGTTATACCTACGATGTCAATGTCTAAACCTGAGTGAATTAAACATAATACAATCGCATTGCCAGCTTGTTAATAAGACAGATTTCACATATTGGTGACCAGTGAATCGAATTAATTATTGAGAAAACATGGTACAGACGTGGACCCGTTCTAGAACGGTTCTAATGTTCCAGAGTGACTTTAGAACGGTTACCTGAACCAATAATTCCAGAACGGGACGGGTCAGACATTCTTACCCGTCAGCAGTTATGCAATCAGAACATTATACCTTTGGCCGTGTCCTTGGCTCTGTCTGTATAAAGTTGTGACCGACACGTTTTTATCAGCTCACAGCAAACCGTTTCAACAACAAGATCGCAAATCACTGAAACCGCTGCCTTCTTTTTTAGTTTTGGATTGCGCCTTGTTGTTCTGCGATGCATGTGTTTATCCCTAAGGAAGAAAGAAGTCATTATATCTCTGTGTATAGTCTGAACCAGCGGATGGATTCTGAGCTATATTTATATTGCGCGCCACGCCCGTTTCCAGATCTTTTTGGCAGAAGCAAAGCCCTGAGAGGTTTAGTCAACATGTTCTGAAACACGCCGCAGCAGGGTGAGCTATCGGGGGATACATGCATCGGGTAACCGCGGGGAGAGCATGGGGCAAACATGCAGAAGTACAGAGAGGATTTACTGTGAAACGCTACTGAAATTCATAGCAATGTGGAGCCCTTAAGAGTTCCCAATGCAACCAGGTAGTCTGTGTTTTTAGTTTAGGATTGTCCAGttcattagtttagtttagtttaggattgtccagttcattagtttagt
It encodes the following:
- the LOC131729691 gene encoding vesicle-associated membrane protein 8-like, with the translated sequence MERKAEEGGVPAGGERVQNLKDQVEGVKNIMTQNVDRILARGERLDDLMDKTEDLQASSEHFKTTSQKVARKYWWKNVKMIALICVIVAIILLLIILLATGVIPT